TTCAGAGCTATCACCGAAACCGTGCAGTAGAAATGTACTGTGCGCTGATGAATTCATTATATGCCGTGGTACTTTAAATGTGTTTAAGAATTTGAATGATGTTCTATGAATTTTCCAAGCGTTAAATAAATGTTGGGGGATAGTGTCATCCCACTCTAAGCGCTCTTGCCACAATTGTTGCATTATTAATTTAGCAACAACTACTAAGGGGGCCAACCAACCACAAGGATCAAAGTTTCTTGCAATTTTAGATAATAGTTCCCTTTTGGTTAGATGGGAGATAACTTTCATTGGTTCCGCCTTAAATGTGAATGTGTTATTCGTTGTGTTCCAATTGATgcccaatatttttattgtgaaatCTATATCTTCCTTGAATGAAATCTCTTTAATTTGGTGTTCAGAGGGTATGTGTTGTAAGGCTTCACGGTGGTTGCTTGCCCATTTGCGTAGCTCAAACCCTCCCTGATTTAATAATGCTGTAAGTTCTTGAATTTTATGTAATACTTCACTTAGATTATCACCACCATTCATGACTTCATCAACATAAAAGTCATTTAATAAGATCTTCGATCCTATTGGGTAGTTGTTTTGCTCATCCAGTGCTAATTGTTTTAAGACACGTAAGGCATGATATGGTGAGGTGATCAATCCATATGTGACTGTTGAAAGTCTGTAACTCTGTATGGGTTTCGATGAATCATCTCTCCATACGATACCTTGAAACTGCTGATCTTCCCCGTGAACTTGTATTTGCCGGAACATTTGACGTATATTTGCGGTAAACACAAGGGCTGGAAATCTGAAATGTGTGATGACATCAACAATGTTCTTTTGCAATTTATGACCACGATATAATCGATCGTTAAGCGAACACCCATCATTCATCTTACTTGATCCGTCGAAAACAACTCTTAGTTTTGTAGAAGAACTATCCAACCGACAC
This region of Acyrthosiphon pisum isolate AL4f unplaced genomic scaffold, pea_aphid_22Mar2018_4r6ur Scaffold_8297;HRSCAF=8883, whole genome shotgun sequence genomic DNA includes:
- the LOC103311590 gene encoding uncharacterized protein LOC103311590 — its product is MYKDFMYGYEYSNHMKLVQPGEQQPLIYLPHNHVCRLDSSSTKLRVVFDGSSKMNDGCSLNDRLYRGHKLQKNIVDVITHFRFPALVFTANIRQMFRQIQVHGEDQQFQGIVWRDDSSKPIQSYRLSTVTYGLITSPYHALRVLKQLALDEQNNYPIGSKILLNDFYVDEVMNGGDNLSEVLHKIQELTALLNQGGFELRKWASNHREALQHIPSEHQIKEISFKEDIDFTIKILGINWNTTNNTFTFKAEPMKVISHLTKRELLSKIARNFDPCGWLAPLVVVAKLIMQQLWQERLEWDDTIPQHLFNAWKIHRTSFKFLNTFKVPRHIMNSSAHSTFLLHGFGDSSEKAYAAVVYLVSTQKHSASMLLTAKTRVAPIKKMTIPRLELCGALLLAELTNALLKSTNINIQSVNLWLDSIVTLHWIGSDPARWLTFVSNRVGQIQTLTPSAVWRYVPSADNPADVASRGSNGQELTANQLWWNGPRWLTTPAEWPVADNYENSTFNIEERTVQCSMAITTTSGTSSSLQLLNRHSNLERLLRIVSYIIQFCRNCRPKANPTAGSCTVSERR